A DNA window from Maribellus comscasis contains the following coding sequences:
- the lpxD gene encoding UDP-3-O-(3-hydroxymyristoyl)glucosamine N-acyltransferase, with amino-acid sequence MEFKATDIAAFLNGEVVGNEDVKVFNVSKIEEGKPGTLAFLANLKYEHYIYVTKASIVLVNKTFEPRKEISATLIKVDDAYQAFASLLELVQQAKSTQKTGVENPSFIHETASVGNDIYLGAFAYIGKNSKIGDNVKIYPQAFVGDNVTIGDNCIIYAGVKIYDDCKIGNQCILHAGCVIGSDGFGFAPQPDGTYNKIPQLGNVILEDNVEIGANTTIDCGTMESTIIRKGVKLDNLVQVAHNCEIGENTVIAAQAGMAGTTKIGKNCRLGGQVGLAGHLTIGNNVQIGAQSGLSSSVKDNETLLMTPAFNIKDAVKSAIIFKKLPELREDVIQLKREVKSLKENK; translated from the coding sequence ATGGAATTTAAAGCTACAGACATTGCAGCATTTCTCAACGGAGAAGTTGTTGGAAATGAAGATGTCAAAGTTTTCAATGTATCAAAAATAGAGGAAGGTAAGCCGGGAACTCTTGCATTTCTTGCCAATTTGAAATACGAACATTATATATATGTAACCAAAGCTTCAATTGTTTTGGTAAATAAAACGTTTGAACCCCGAAAAGAGATTTCTGCAACACTTATTAAAGTTGACGATGCTTATCAGGCGTTTGCTTCGCTGCTTGAGTTAGTTCAACAGGCAAAATCCACTCAAAAAACCGGCGTTGAAAATCCCAGTTTTATCCACGAAACCGCTTCGGTAGGAAATGATATTTATCTTGGTGCTTTTGCCTACATAGGTAAAAATTCAAAAATAGGTGACAACGTAAAAATTTATCCCCAGGCTTTTGTAGGCGACAATGTAACTATCGGCGACAATTGTATTATCTACGCCGGTGTAAAAATATACGACGATTGTAAAATAGGAAACCAATGTATTCTGCACGCGGGATGTGTTATTGGTTCTGATGGATTTGGATTTGCTCCTCAACCCGATGGAACGTACAATAAAATTCCCCAACTGGGCAACGTTATCCTCGAAGATAATGTTGAAATAGGGGCAAACACAACAATAGACTGTGGAACAATGGAGTCGACAATTATCCGCAAAGGTGTAAAACTGGATAATCTGGTTCAGGTTGCCCACAATTGCGAAATCGGAGAAAATACAGTTATTGCGGCTCAGGCAGGAATGGCCGGAACGACAAAAATTGGCAAGAACTGCAGACTGGGAGGACAAGTTGGATTGGCCGGCCATTTAACCATCGGGAATAATGTACAAATTGGAGCCCAATCCGGATTATCTTCGTCGGTAAAAGACAACGAGACTTTACTTATGACACCGGCTTTTAATATAAAAGATGCCGTAAAATCAGCCATTATATTTAAAAAGCTTCCTGAATTGAGAGAGGATGTTATTCAACTAAAAAGAGAGGTGAAATCACTGAAGGAAAATAAATAG